From Flavobacterium alkalisoli, the proteins below share one genomic window:
- a CDS encoding MotA/TolQ/ExbB proton channel family protein, with translation MVNIQNAADSLAVAQEALLDEQATEKTLSIWELLTSGGLGGQIIMIVLAVLLFVAIYLYIERILALKAASKEDKGFMNQIRDHITHRRFDSAKLLCQHTNTPVSRLVEKGISRIGKPLEDINTAIESAGKLEIYNLEKNVSILATISGAGPMIGFLGTVVGMVLAFHEIASGGGQIQVDALASGIYTAMTTTVVGLIVGIIAYIGYNHLVVKTDKIVNQMEANAVDFLDLLNDPV, from the coding sequence ATGGTAAACATTCAGAATGCCGCCGATAGTTTGGCAGTGGCTCAGGAAGCTCTATTAGATGAGCAGGCAACAGAAAAAACATTATCTATTTGGGAACTCCTAACAAGCGGCGGACTCGGAGGACAGATCATCATGATCGTGTTGGCAGTTCTTTTGTTTGTGGCAATTTACCTTTATATAGAAAGGATACTTGCACTTAAGGCAGCTTCTAAAGAAGATAAAGGGTTTATGAATCAGATTAGGGATCATATTACCCACAGACGTTTTGATAGTGCTAAGCTTTTATGTCAGCATACAAATACTCCGGTATCAAGACTGGTAGAAAAAGGTATATCAAGAATTGGTAAGCCACTTGAGGATATTAACACTGCTATTGAAAGTGCAGGGAAGCTTGAAATATATAATCTAGAGAAGAACGTGAGTATATTGGCTACTATTTCGGGTGCAGGACCTATGATTGGTTTCCTTGGAACCGTAGTTGGTATGGTACTTGCATTCCATGAGATAGCAAGCGGTGGCGGACAGATACAAGTTGACGCTCTTGCCAGCGGTATTTATACAGCAATGACAACTACCGTGGTTGGTCTTATTGTAGGTATTATAGCTTATATAGGTTATAACCACCTGGTAGTGAAAACAGATAAGATTGTAAACCAGATGGAGGCCAACGCAGTTGATTTCCTGGACTTATTAAATGATCCGGTATAA
- the secDF gene encoding protein translocase subunit SecDF, translated as MQNKGLIKFFAIILAAVSIYQLSFTFVSNKVQDDAKAFANGDSTKELAYLDSIGKEDVFLGYTYNQVRDKQINKGLDLEGGINVILQISVKDILKGLANNTDDAVFNKALEVATKEQQGNQDYLDAFFVAFEKESNGSIKLSSPKIFANRNFSEVKTSMTDDEVKAQVKKKVSDAIDSAFGVLTKRIDKFGVVQPNLQKLGQSGRILVELPGAKDIDRVKKLLQSTAQLEFWEVYKLDDLAPFLGQASQILQQTEKAEEAKAETKDTVNSSLESLLVDKAEDSAAAKKGNNPLFEIFQPGFQGSPIIGMAATKDTAKINSYFKREDIRANLTGDLRFVRFAWGKENKSNPGVVELYALKGNKENLAPLSGSVITGAKDDFDQLGKPIVSMQMDAKGSRIWEDLTRKAYEERGNIAIVLDNVVYSAPTVTTGAISGGNSQISGSFDVTETKDLANVLRAGKLPASADIVQSEVVGPSLGQEAIDNGITSSLVGLLLISFWMIFYYGKAGWYANVALAVNLLLLFGVLASLGAVLTLPGIAGIVLTMGTAVDANIIIYERAKEELRIGKTLGESIKDAFSWKGAMSSIIDANVTTFLTGLVLLIFGTGPVKGFATTLLIGILTSLFTAIFITRILLDWAANRNSNLAFNTSITKNWFTKFDFNFLAKKKLAYIISGILIAGSFVSFAVNGLDQGIDFVGGRTFQVKFENKVSVEEVKSVLSDAFGSAVDAKVFGSDSQLRITTKYKVDAHGVEVDKEVNQILYDNLKKFYTTDISYEKFVNSYEGKELGVLQASKVGPTIAKDIKTNSYWAVLGSLVIVFLYLMISFRRWQFSLGAVAAVTHDVIIVLGIYSVGYSIAPFQMEMNQHFIAAILTVIGYSLNDTVIVFDRVREYLGGNVKGNFNSIVNQSINTTLSRTINTSLTVIVVLLIMFIFGGESIRGFVFAMLVGIIVGTYSSLFIATPILVDTVSAKDKKAVEEAHNAAE; from the coding sequence ATGCAGAATAAGGGACTTATTAAATTTTTCGCAATTATTTTAGCGGCAGTAAGTATTTATCAGCTTTCATTCACATTTGTTTCTAATAAAGTTCAGGACGATGCTAAGGCATTTGCTAACGGCGATTCTACAAAAGAATTAGCTTATCTTGACTCAATAGGCAAAGAGGATGTTTTTCTTGGTTATACTTACAATCAGGTAAGAGACAAACAAATTAACAAAGGTCTTGACCTTGAAGGAGGTATTAACGTTATCCTACAGATATCTGTAAAAGATATCCTTAAAGGTTTAGCTAATAATACTGATGATGCCGTTTTCAACAAGGCTTTAGAAGTTGCTACAAAAGAGCAGCAGGGTAATCAGGATTATCTTGACGCGTTTTTTGTTGCTTTTGAAAAAGAGTCCAACGGTAGCATAAAGCTTTCTTCTCCTAAAATTTTTGCTAACAGAAACTTTAGCGAAGTTAAAACCAGCATGACTGATGATGAAGTTAAGGCTCAGGTTAAGAAAAAAGTTAGCGATGCTATCGACAGTGCATTTGGTGTACTAACAAAACGTATAGATAAATTTGGCGTTGTACAGCCAAACCTTCAAAAACTTGGTCAGTCAGGAAGAATTCTTGTGGAGCTTCCGGGCGCTAAAGATATAGACAGGGTTAAAAAATTACTACAAAGTACTGCTCAGCTTGAGTTTTGGGAAGTTTATAAGTTAGACGATCTTGCTCCTTTCTTAGGTCAGGCAAGCCAAATCTTACAACAAACTGAAAAAGCTGAAGAAGCTAAAGCAGAAACAAAAGATACTGTAAACTCTTCTTTAGAGTCACTTTTAGTTGACAAAGCTGAAGATTCTGCAGCAGCAAAAAAAGGTAACAACCCATTATTTGAAATATTCCAGCCTGGTTTCCAGGGGAGTCCTATAATTGGTATGGCAGCTACAAAAGATACTGCTAAAATCAATAGTTACTTTAAAAGAGAAGATATCCGTGCTAACCTGACAGGTGATTTACGTTTTGTACGTTTTGCATGGGGTAAAGAAAATAAATCCAACCCTGGTGTTGTTGAATTATACGCTCTTAAAGGAAACAAAGAAAACCTTGCTCCTTTAAGCGGTAGTGTTATTACTGGTGCTAAAGATGATTTTGACCAGTTAGGTAAACCTATCGTATCTATGCAAATGGATGCTAAAGGTTCAAGAATTTGGGAAGACTTAACCCGTAAAGCATACGAAGAGCGTGGTAACATAGCTATCGTTCTTGATAACGTTGTTTACTCTGCGCCTACAGTTACTACAGGAGCTATTTCGGGAGGTAACTCTCAAATCTCTGGTTCATTTGATGTAACTGAGACAAAAGACTTAGCTAACGTACTAAGAGCTGGTAAACTTCCTGCATCTGCAGATATTGTGCAGTCAGAAGTTGTTGGTCCGTCATTAGGTCAGGAAGCTATCGATAATGGTATCACTTCTTCATTAGTAGGTTTACTACTGATCTCTTTCTGGATGATATTCTATTATGGTAAAGCAGGTTGGTATGCAAACGTTGCTCTTGCAGTTAACTTACTTTTACTGTTTGGTGTTCTTGCAAGCTTAGGTGCTGTGCTTACATTACCTGGTATTGCAGGTATCGTATTAACAATGGGTACTGCAGTAGATGCTAACATCATTATCTATGAAAGGGCTAAAGAAGAGCTTAGAATAGGCAAGACACTAGGTGAGTCTATTAAGGATGCGTTTAGCTGGAAGGGTGCTATGTCATCTATTATCGATGCTAACGTTACTACATTCCTTACAGGTTTAGTACTATTAATATTTGGTACAGGTCCTGTAAAAGGTTTCGCAACTACATTACTTATAGGTATACTTACATCACTGTTTACAGCGATTTTCATTACAAGAATTTTACTTGACTGGGCTGCAAACAGAAACAGTAACCTTGCATTTAATACATCAATTACTAAAAACTGGTTTACTAAGTTTGACTTTAACTTCCTTGCTAAAAAGAAACTTGCTTATATCATTTCAGGTATTCTTATTGCAGGTAGCTTTGTGTCGTTTGCAGTAAACGGACTTGATCAGGGTATTGACTTTGTAGGAGGACGTACTTTCCAGGTTAAGTTTGAAAATAAAGTATCTGTAGAAGAAGTTAAGTCAGTTTTAAGTGATGCTTTTGGTAGTGCAGTTGATGCAAAAGTATTTGGTAGCGACAGCCAGTTAAGGATAACTACTAAATATAAAGTAGATGCTCACGGTGTTGAAGTTGATAAAGAAGTTAACCAGATACTATATGATAACCTTAAGAAATTCTATACTACTGATATTTCTTATGAGAAGTTTGTAAACTCTTATGAAGGTAAGGAGCTTGGTGTACTTCAGGCTTCAAAAGTGGGTCCTACCATCGCAAAAGATATTAAGACTAACTCTTACTGGGCTGTACTTGGTTCATTAGTTATTGTGTTCCTTTACCTAATGATCAGTTTCAGAAGATGGCAGTTTAGTTTAGGTGCTGTTGCAGCGGTAACTCACGACGTTATCATTGTATTAGGTATCTATTCAGTAGGATATTCTATAGCTCCTTTCCAAATGGAAATGAACCAACACTTTATTGCGGCTATCCTAACGGTAATTGGTTACTCACTTAACGATACGGTAATTGTATTTGACAGGGTAAGGGAATACCTTGGTGGTAATGTTAAAGGTAACTTTAACAGTATCGTTAACCAGTCAATCAACACTACTTTATCAAGAACAATCAATACTTCATTAACTGTAATTGTAGTATTATTAATTATGTTCATATTTGGAGGTGAGTCTATCCGTGGGTTCGTATTCGCAATGCTTGTGGGTATTATAGTGGGTACTTATTCATCACTATTCATAGCTACTCCTATCCTTGTAGATACAGTTTCAGCTAAAGACAAAAAAGCTGTTGAAGAGGCGCACAACGCGGCTGAGTAA
- a CDS encoding malate dehydrogenase — protein MKVTIVGAGNVGATCADVISYRGIASEVVLLDIKEGFAEGKAMDIMQCATTTGFNTRVSGSTNDYSKTANSNVVVITSGIPRKPGMTREELIGINAGIVKSVADNVLKYSPDAIIVVVSNPMDTMAYLTLKATGLPKNRIIGMGGALDSSRFKYYLSQALNKPSNDVQGMVIGGHGDTTMIPLTRIASYNGSPVSDFLSQEVLDKVAADTMVGGATLTGLLGTSAWYAPGASVAYLVDSILNDQRKMIACSVYLEGEYGQSDICMGVPCIIGKNGIEEIVDINLDEKEKGLFAKSADAVRSMNDALKSVLA, from the coding sequence ATGAAAGTAACAATTGTAGGTGCCGGTAATGTAGGCGCTACATGTGCAGACGTGATTTCTTACAGAGGAATAGCCAGTGAAGTGGTTTTATTAGATATTAAAGAAGGCTTTGCAGAAGGTAAGGCGATGGATATAATGCAGTGTGCTACCACTACTGGATTTAATACAAGGGTTTCGGGAAGTACAAACGATTATTCTAAAACAGCAAACAGTAATGTGGTTGTTATTACATCGGGTATTCCAAGAAAACCGGGTATGACAAGGGAGGAGCTTATAGGTATAAATGCGGGAATTGTAAAATCGGTTGCTGATAACGTACTTAAATATTCTCCTGATGCCATAATAGTAGTTGTGTCTAATCCAATGGACACAATGGCATATTTAACCCTTAAGGCTACAGGACTGCCTAAAAACAGGATTATTGGTATGGGCGGTGCTTTAGATAGCTCACGCTTTAAGTATTACCTATCTCAGGCATTAAACAAGCCTTCAAACGATGTTCAGGGTATGGTAATTGGCGGGCATGGCGATACAACCATGATTCCGTTAACCAGAATCGCATCATACAATGGTAGCCCGGTATCGGATTTCCTTTCTCAGGAAGTTCTTGATAAGGTTGCTGCCGATACTATGGTTGGGGGTGCTACATTAACAGGCCTTTTAGGTACTTCGGCATGGTATGCTCCGGGAGCTTCGGTAGCTTATCTAGTAGATAGTATCCTTAACGATCAGAGGAAAATGATAGCTTGCTCGGTATATCTGGAAGGAGAGTACGGGCAAAGTGATATTTGTATGGGTGTGCCATGCATAATAGGTAAAAACGGAATTGAAGAAATTGTAGATATTAATCTTGACGAGAAAGAAAAGGGATTGTTTGCTAAAAGTGCCGATGCTGTAAGGAGCATGAACGACGCTTTGAAATCAGTATTGGCTTAA
- the gyrB gene encoding DNA topoisomerase (ATP-hydrolyzing) subunit B: MSEEVKKNNYSADSIQALEGMEHVRMRPSMYIGDVGTRGLHHLVYEVVDNSIDEALAGHCDTIYVTINEDNSITVEDNGRGIPVDMHKKEGVSALEVVMTKIGAGGKFDKDSYKVSGGLHGVGVSCVNALSDHLKATVFREGKVYEQEYERGKAIYPVKQVGETDKRGTTVTFKPDATIFTQTTEYSYDTLAARMRELSFLNKGISITLTDRREKNDKGEFLGETFHSQEGLKEFVKFLDGNREPIIASVISMETDKGEVPVEVALVYNTSYTENIFSYVNNINTHEGGTHLSGFRRGLTNTLKKYADSSGLLDKLKFEISGDDFREGLTAIISVKVSEPQFEGQTKTKLGNREVVAPVSQAVSEMLENYLEENPNDAKIIVQKVILAAQARHAAKKAREMVQRKTVMGGGGLPGKLSDCSEQDPAKCEIFLVEGDSAGGTAKQGRDRNFQAILPLRGKILNVEKAMHHKVFENDEIKNIFTALGVTIGTAEDSKALNLEKLRYHKVVIMCDADVDGSHISTLILTFFFRFMKELIENGHVYIATPPLYLVKKGNKKEYAWNDAQRDMINERMGGGGTIQRYKGLGEMNAEQLWDTTMDPEFRTLRQVSIDSLAEADRIFSMLMGDEVPPRREFIEKNAVYAKIDA; the protein is encoded by the coding sequence ATGAGCGAAGAGGTAAAGAAAAACAATTATTCGGCAGACAGTATTCAGGCCCTGGAGGGAATGGAACACGTAAGGATGCGTCCTTCCATGTACATTGGAGATGTGGGTACAAGAGGTCTACACCACCTTGTATATGAGGTTGTAGATAACTCAATTGATGAGGCACTTGCCGGACATTGTGATACTATCTATGTTACAATTAATGAAGATAATTCCATTACTGTAGAGGATAATGGCCGTGGTATACCGGTTGATATGCATAAAAAAGAAGGTGTATCTGCCCTGGAGGTGGTAATGACTAAGATTGGTGCCGGAGGTAAGTTTGATAAAGATTCCTATAAGGTATCGGGTGGTCTTCACGGTGTAGGTGTATCGTGTGTTAATGCACTTTCAGATCACTTAAAGGCGACTGTTTTCCGTGAAGGAAAAGTATATGAGCAGGAGTATGAAAGAGGTAAGGCTATCTATCCTGTTAAACAGGTAGGAGAGACCGACAAAAGAGGTACTACGGTAACTTTTAAGCCGGATGCTACTATCTTTACTCAAACTACAGAGTACTCTTATGATACACTTGCTGCACGTATGCGTGAGCTTTCTTTCCTTAACAAAGGAATCAGTATTACGCTTACTGACAGAAGAGAGAAAAACGACAAAGGTGAATTTTTAGGGGAAACTTTCCATTCTCAGGAAGGTTTAAAGGAATTCGTTAAGTTTCTTGACGGTAACCGTGAGCCTATTATTGCCAGTGTTATCAGTATGGAGACGGATAAGGGTGAAGTTCCTGTTGAGGTGGCATTGGTTTACAATACCAGCTATACAGAGAATATTTTCTCTTATGTAAATAACATTAATACACATGAGGGTGGTACCCACTTATCGGGCTTCCGTAGGGGATTAACCAATACCTTAAAGAAATATGCCGATTCATCGGGGCTTTTAGATAAGCTTAAGTTTGAAATTTCAGGAGATGACTTCCGTGAAGGTTTAACAGCTATTATATCGGTAAAAGTTTCTGAACCTCAGTTTGAGGGGCAAACAAAAACCAAATTAGGTAACCGTGAGGTAGTGGCACCTGTAAGTCAGGCGGTGAGCGAAATGCTTGAAAACTATCTTGAAGAAAACCCTAACGATGCTAAAATAATTGTGCAAAAGGTAATATTAGCGGCGCAGGCACGCCATGCTGCTAAAAAGGCCCGCGAAATGGTGCAGCGTAAAACCGTTATGGGTGGAGGCGGATTACCGGGTAAACTATCTGACTGTTCAGAGCAGGATCCTGCAAAATGTGAGATATTCCTTGTGGAGGGTGACTCGGCAGGTGGTACTGCAAAACAGGGCCGTGACCGTAACTTCCAGGCTATTCTTCCGTTAAGGGGTAAAATCCTTAATGTGGAAAAAGCAATGCATCATAAAGTGTTTGAAAATGATGAGATTAAAAACATCTTTACAGCACTGGGTGTTACCATAGGTACTGCAGAAGACAGTAAGGCGCTTAACTTAGAAAAACTTCGTTACCATAAAGTAGTTATAATGTGTGATGCCGACGTTGATGGTAGCCACATTTCTACGCTTATCCTAACGTTCTTCTTCAGATTCATGAAGGAACTTATAGAAAACGGACACGTTTATATAGCTACTCCACCGCTTTACCTTGTTAAGAAGGGTAATAAGAAAGAGTATGCGTGGAACGATGCTCAGCGTGATATGATTAATGAAAGAATGGGTGGCGGTGGAACTATTCAGCGTTATAAAGGTCTTGGAGAAATGAACGCTGAACAGCTTTGGGATACTACTATGGATCCTGAGTTCAGGACGCTTCGTCAGGTAAGTATTGACAGTCTTGCGGAAGCAGACAGGATATTCTCAATGCTTATGGGTGATGAGGTTCCGCCAAGAAGGGAATTTATTGAGAAAAATGCAGTTTACGCTAAAATTGACGCGTAA
- the asnB gene encoding asparagine synthase B: MCGILAIIGRGKDEALVKQLSKRMSHRGPDESDLHVTENGHILSHERLSIIDLNTGKQPIQGTDKAWMVHNGEIYNHQELRDTVLKGHTFRTHSDSEVIVHLYEKFGYEFCQLLDGMFAFVVVNGDDYIAGRDPLGVKPLYYGLDERGRIYFASEMKALADQCQTFSTFPPGHYYTPQTGFVKYYRPKWEDAANAVETVNYDAIRQTLTQAVDKRLMSDVPVGVLLSGGLDSSLTSSIAARLMKEKGKEFHSFSIGLDANAPDTVAAKRVAEFLGTQHHEIYFTIEQGIEILDKLIWHLETYDVTSVRASTPMYFLSEAIAQKGIKVVLSGEGADEIFGGYLYFRNAPSESDFQKETIERVQKLFTADLLRADKSTMAHGIEARVPFLDKKFLELAITIKPEEKQPKTYDGIEKYILRKAFDTPQQPYLPDSVLWRQKEQFSDGVGYNWIDTLIEYCSKMVTDEEMERAEERFPYNTPATKEAYYYRSVFSKHFPQRSAAQTVRKWIPKWQENTDPSGRANAAHIMADTAIAQMKLEV, translated from the coding sequence ATGTGCGGAATTTTAGCAATTATCGGAAGGGGAAAAGATGAAGCCCTTGTTAAACAACTTTCTAAAAGAATGTCCCATCGCGGACCGGATGAAAGTGATCTACATGTAACAGAGAACGGGCATATATTAAGTCATGAGCGATTATCCATAATAGACCTTAATACAGGTAAGCAGCCTATACAGGGAACTGATAAGGCGTGGATGGTGCATAATGGCGAAATATACAATCATCAGGAGCTTAGGGATACAGTGCTTAAAGGACATACTTTCAGAACACATTCTGATTCAGAGGTTATAGTACATCTGTATGAGAAGTTTGGTTATGAGTTCTGTCAATTGCTGGATGGTATGTTTGCTTTTGTGGTTGTTAACGGCGACGATTATATCGCCGGGCGCGATCCGCTTGGAGTAAAACCATTGTATTACGGACTGGATGAAAGGGGCAGGATTTATTTTGCTTCTGAGATGAAAGCATTGGCCGATCAGTGCCAGACATTCTCTACTTTCCCTCCGGGGCATTATTATACCCCTCAAACAGGCTTTGTAAAATATTACAGGCCAAAATGGGAAGATGCTGCCAATGCCGTTGAAACGGTAAATTATGATGCAATAAGGCAAACGCTTACCCAGGCTGTAGATAAAAGACTTATGAGTGATGTTCCTGTTGGCGTGTTGCTTAGCGGAGGGCTTGATTCTTCATTAACATCATCTATAGCGGCAAGGTTAATGAAAGAAAAGGGAAAGGAGTTCCATTCGTTTTCTATAGGTCTTGATGCCAACGCTCCCGATACTGTAGCTGCAAAACGAGTGGCTGAGTTTTTGGGTACACAGCATCATGAAATATATTTTACCATTGAGCAGGGTATAGAAATACTGGATAAGCTTATTTGGCATCTGGAAACCTACGATGTTACTTCTGTAAGGGCGAGTACGCCTATGTACTTCCTTTCCGAAGCCATTGCTCAAAAAGGAATTAAAGTAGTGTTATCAGGTGAGGGGGCAGATGAGATTTTTGGAGGTTACCTGTATTTCCGTAATGCGCCTTCTGAGTCCGATTTCCAGAAAGAAACCATAGAAAGGGTACAAAAGCTCTTTACGGCCGATTTGCTGCGTGCAGATAAGTCAACAATGGCTCATGGTATAGAGGCCAGGGTTCCGTTCCTGGATAAAAAGTTTCTTGAACTTGCCATTACCATAAAGCCTGAAGAAAAACAGCCTAAGACTTATGATGGTATAGAAAAATATATTTTAAGAAAGGCATTTGATACTCCGCAGCAGCCTTATCTTCCCGATAGTGTGCTTTGGAGGCAAAAAGAACAGTTTTCAGACGGTGTAGGTTATAACTGGATAGATACCCTTATTGAATATTGCTCTAAAATGGTAACTGATGAGGAAATGGAAAGGGCAGAAGAGCGTTTTCCGTATAATACGCCAGCTACTAAAGAAGCCTATTATTACAGGTCGGTTTTCAGTAAGCATTTCCCGCAGAGGAGTGCTGCGCAAACAGTTAGGAAATGGATTCCTAAATGGCAGGAAAATACCGATCCCAGCGGTAGGGCAAATGCGGCACATATTATGGCCGATACCGCTATAGCACAAATGAAATTGGAAGTTTAA
- a CDS encoding glycosyltransferase family 2 protein, whose amino-acid sequence MINNKKITVVLPAYNAEKTLITTYNEIPFDIVDEVILVDDNSTDNTYKLAKEIGIKHVIKHDKNLGYGGNQKTCYNNALETGADIIIMLHPDYQYTPKLIHAMAYIIANEVYPVVIGSRILGKGAIKGGMPYYKYIANRFLTFTQNVLMNQKLSEYHTGYRAYSRNVLTEIDYNNNSDDFIFDNEFLAQIFNRKYEIAEVTCPTKYFEEASSINFKRSLKYGFGVLGVSFKYFLNNTGIIKSRLFN is encoded by the coding sequence ATGATAAACAATAAAAAAATAACAGTTGTACTTCCTGCTTATAATGCTGAAAAAACACTGATAACTACTTATAATGAAATCCCTTTTGATATTGTTGACGAAGTGATTCTTGTTGATGATAACAGTACCGATAACACCTATAAGCTTGCTAAGGAAATAGGAATTAAACACGTTATAAAACACGATAAAAACCTAGGATATGGAGGAAATCAGAAAACCTGTTATAACAATGCCTTAGAAACAGGTGCCGATATAATAATCATGCTTCATCCTGATTACCAATATACACCAAAACTCATCCATGCCATGGCATATATAATAGCAAATGAGGTTTATCCTGTTGTGATTGGATCGCGTATATTAGGTAAAGGAGCAATTAAAGGGGGTATGCCGTACTATAAGTACATTGCCAATAGATTTCTTACATTCACTCAAAATGTATTGATGAACCAAAAACTTTCTGAATACCACACTGGTTACAGAGCTTATTCAAGAAATGTTCTAACAGAAATAGATTATAACAATAATTCTGACGACTTCATTTTTGACAATGAATTTCTTGCTCAGATATTTAATCGGAAGTATGAAATTGCCGAGGTTACATGCCCTACCAAATACTTTGAGGAAGCTTCATCTATAAACTTTAAGAGAAGTCTAAAATATGGTTTTGGAGTATTAGGAGTATCTTTTAAATACTTTTTAAACAATACGGGAATTATTAAATCCAGATTATTTAATTAA
- a CDS encoding TonB-dependent receptor gives MTIRFQYKIAFVLALAGFQAATAQKKDENIGTEVVNVVKPYTPTISDAFKVKETPVMEDEDNAQKKEIEYNIFSFPVASTFTPAKGKAAGVKRGKKETAFNNYASLGIGNYGTINAELFVTENLNRNEYVGGMLRHISSQGGIDGVVLDDKYYNTSLDLTYGNRQKDYSWNADMGYQNQVYNWYGLPLEYVDFTDEQIAAIDPKQTYNTFYLGGNIAAEDSFFRDASVLYKRFWDGYGSAENRFYVKPSLDVDVLEEKIKVDFIADYVGGTFEQGPWVVGEELTYSHLNFGVQPSILFQRDDLSVQLGAGLFYSSGKIDDENDGKFFVYPQIKASYKVVGDLMIAYAGAEGSLKQNSYADFVSQNPFVSPDLLVTPTNQQYDIYVGLKGKLANTVAYNIRGSYMNEDDKAFFRNSLYIPSSEDQLDNYHYNNSFGVVYNRLRTISFFGELKADISNNVSFGVNGTFNSYDTDMKEAWNLPSIRIGADLDVDITEKWYAGANVFFVGERKDLIYPELSFDQNIDSQTVTLDSYFDANAHVGYRYNERLTGFLKLNNIAGQNYQKWVNYPVQGFQFLLGASYKFNF, from the coding sequence ATGACAATCAGATTTCAATATAAAATAGCTTTTGTTTTAGCCCTGGCAGGTTTTCAGGCAGCCACGGCCCAAAAGAAAGACGAGAACATAGGAACCGAAGTGGTAAATGTGGTTAAGCCATATACACCAACAATTTCGGATGCTTTTAAAGTAAAGGAAACTCCTGTAATGGAGGATGAGGATAATGCTCAGAAAAAAGAGATAGAATACAATATCTTCTCTTTCCCTGTAGCCTCAACATTTACACCGGCAAAAGGTAAAGCAGCAGGAGTAAAAAGGGGTAAAAAGGAAACAGCTTTTAATAATTATGCATCATTAGGTATAGGTAACTATGGTACTATTAATGCAGAACTTTTTGTTACCGAAAATCTGAATCGAAACGAGTATGTGGGAGGTATGCTTCGTCACATCTCTTCACAGGGAGGTATAGACGGCGTTGTGCTGGATGATAAGTACTATAATACCAGTTTAGACTTAACTTACGGCAACAGACAGAAAGATTATAGCTGGAATGCCGATATGGGGTATCAGAACCAGGTTTATAACTGGTACGGACTGCCATTGGAGTATGTGGATTTTACCGATGAGCAAATAGCGGCAATAGACCCTAAACAAACCTACAATACCTTTTATTTAGGAGGTAATATAGCTGCGGAAGACAGTTTCTTTAGGGATGCTTCGGTATTATATAAGCGCTTTTGGGACGGATACGGTTCGGCGGAAAATCGTTTTTATGTAAAGCCATCTTTAGATGTTGATGTGCTTGAAGAAAAAATCAAAGTAGACTTTATTGCCGATTATGTAGGTGGTACTTTTGAACAGGGGCCATGGGTTGTTGGTGAAGAACTAACATATAGTCATTTAAATTTTGGCGTTCAGCCAAGTATACTTTTTCAGAGAGATGATTTATCGGTACAATTGGGTGCCGGTTTGTTCTATAGCTCAGGAAAAATTGATGATGAAAATGATGGTAAATTCTTTGTTTATCCACAGATTAAGGCATCTTATAAAGTTGTGGGCGACTTAATGATTGCTTATGCCGGTGCAGAAGGCTCGCTAAAACAGAACTCGTATGCTGATTTTGTTTCTCAAAACCCATTTGTGTCACCTGATTTACTTGTAACTCCAACTAATCAGCAATATGATATATATGTAGGGTTGAAAGGTAAGCTTGCCAATACAGTTGCCTATAATATACGCGGATCGTATATGAATGAAGATGACAAAGCATTTTTTAGGAATTCATTGTATATACCTAGTTCTGAAGATCAATTGGATAATTATCACTATAACAACAGTTTTGGTGTTGTTTATAACAGGTTGAGAACAATCAGTTTCTTTGGAGAGCTTAAGGCCGATATTTCTAATAATGTTAGTTTTGGTGTTAATGGGACTTTCAATAGTTATGATACCGACATGAAAGAAGCGTGGAACCTACCTTCAATACGTATAGGAGCTGATCTTGATGTGGATATTACTGAGAAATGGTATGCCGGAGCTAACGTGTTTTTTGTAGGTGAAAGAAAAGACCTGATATATCCTGAACTGAGTTTTGATCAGAACATAGATTCTCAAACAGTAACTCTGGACAGCTATTTTGATGCTAATGCTCATGTAGGATACAGGTATAATGAAAGGCTTACAGGTTTCTTGAAACTTAATAATATTGCAGGCCAAAACTATCAGAAATGGGTTAACTATCCTGTACAGGGATTCCAGTTCCTTTTAGGGGCATCATACAAGTTTAATTTCTAA